Within Chthonomonadales bacterium, the genomic segment GAAGGCACCATTGGCTTCACCCGAATTCCGTGCTGTGCGCCCGGCCGGGCGCGGTAGCACACGTTTGCTTGCCCTTAGGGGAAAGAAGGAACCATTTCGCATGGCAAAGCGCATCTATGTCGGCGGCCTTCCGTACAGCGCCACCGACGACGAACTGAAGAACCTGTTCGAGCGGCACGGTCAGGTAAGCGACGTGCATCTCGTCACCGACAAGTACACGGGCCAGGCCAGGGGCTTCGGCTTCGTCGAGATGGACAACGACTCCGAGGCGGAGTCGGCGATCAACGCTCTCAACGGCACGTCCATGGGCGGCCGCACTCTCACCGTTAACGAGGCCAAGCCGCGCGAGGACCGCCCCCGGGGCGGCGGTGGCGGCGGCTACGGCGGCGGTGGCGGGGGTGGTCGCCGCTGGTAGTCCCGTCCTCCCAGGCGGAGAACCGGGCCGGGCGCCAACTGGCGCCCGGCCCGGTTCGCGTCTGGGAGGCCCTTGCCGGGCTTCGCGGTCCCCGCGGGCACGAACGCCCTGCGTGCCCGCGCCGCGATGAGCAGCGGGCGAGGAGCGCCGCGCGCCGAGGGGCGGCGCGCCTGCTCTCGCGGGCGTCCGGTCGAGGCCACCAACACCGCCCGCAGGGGTCTCAGCAACACCGCCCGCGGCAGTCTCAGCGGCTTGCCACCTCCTCGGCGCCCTCCTCCAGCGCGTTGCGAACGCGGCGCTCCAGGACATCCAGGTCCAGGTTGCTGCGGTCGCGAAGGATGTCGCGCACCGTCTGGTTCACGGTTGCCAGGTCGTCCATCAGCTCCTGCAAGATCTCCTGCTGCTGACGCGACCGGGTGATCTCGCGCGGCTCGTTCACCAGGTCCCGCACGATGGTGTCCTCCGCGCGCGAGGCCGTGAGCGGGTCGGCCGCGTCCTCCACGTAGACGAAGGTCCGCCGGCCGGGCCCGCGTTCCTCTTCGATGGGCACGAGCGCCGTCACCCGGTCAGACCGCACGTACTTGCCATACCCCAACGGCACCAGCACTCCCGACTGGATTCGCATTCCCCGCATCTCCTCTCGCGGCGGGCCCCCGCTCGCCGGCAAGGCCAGGGTCGTCCCACGGCGCTCCGCCCTCGCGCAACCGCCGGGCCGTGCTCCGCGCTCGGCCTTTCGATGTCGTGTACCCCCCGGATGCGCGGGCGGTTCCCTTCCGGGGCCGGCCTGGCGTGCCCGTCACACCTGGGCGAGCGTCTCGCGCAGCGCCGCAACGACGCGGTCACAGTCGGCCTCGGTGACCACGAGCGGCGGAAGGAA encodes:
- a CDS encoding RNA-binding protein; the protein is MAKRIYVGGLPYSATDDELKNLFERHGQVSDVHLVTDKYTGQARGFGFVEMDNDSEAESAINALNGTSMGGRTLTVNEAKPREDRPRGGGGGGYGGGGGGGRRW